A section of the Aphanothece sacrum FPU1 genome encodes:
- a CDS encoding amino acid kinase family protein produces MTTILDNGDRRHHLNSILMRESLLDKEVEKSTETPVIRMLPDTYVVKIGGRSILDAGKAVTYPVVEALANLLDSKKLIIGTGGGARSRHVFSIGIDLGMPSGVLAELAQADALGNAHILGALLAPYGVVAIPPEIFGHLLPLFIRSVPGVIFTGVPPYSLWEHPPAIGRIPPHGSDSGSFLLAECFGCQNVTLVKDVDGLYTEDPKTNSNASFISEISTTEIRKGNFETLPFERILLDLLDNSRLQKQVQIVNGLDSDKIRAAVNGEKVGTIVYGDR; encoded by the coding sequence ATGACTACAATATTAGACAATGGCGATCGCCGTCATCATCTCAACTCCATACTCATGCGGGAAAGTCTACTAGATAAAGAGGTAGAAAAATCCACAGAAACTCCAGTTATTCGGATGTTACCGGATACCTATGTTGTCAAAATCGGGGGCCGTTCCATTTTAGATGCGGGAAAAGCGGTTACTTATCCGGTTGTTGAAGCTTTAGCGAATTTATTGGACAGCAAAAAACTGATTATTGGTACAGGAGGAGGGGCCAGAAGTCGTCATGTCTTCTCTATTGGTATTGACTTAGGAATGCCCTCAGGGGTACTTGCAGAACTCGCTCAAGCGGATGCTTTGGGGAATGCCCATATTTTGGGTGCGTTATTAGCCCCTTATGGGGTTGTGGCCATTCCTCCCGAAATTTTTGGTCATCTGTTACCCCTATTTATTCGTAGTGTCCCAGGTGTTATTTTTACGGGAGTTCCACCCTATTCTTTATGGGAACATCCCCCCGCTATCGGACGTATTCCTCCTCATGGTAGTGACTCAGGATCATTCTTATTAGCGGAATGTTTTGGGTGTCAAAATGTTACTTTAGTTAAAGATGTGGACGGACTTTATACTGAAGATCCGAAAACGAATTCTAACGCAAGTTTTATCTCAGAAATTTCTACAACTGAGATCAGAAAAGGCAATTTTGAAACCCTACCTTTTGAGCGAATTTTACTCGATTTATTGGATAATTCTCGATTACAGAAACAAGTTCAAATTGTCAACGGACTTGATTCTGATAAGATTAGAGCCGCCGTTAATGGGGAAAAAGTCGGAACTATTGTTTATGGCGATCGCTAA
- a CDS encoding type II toxin-antitoxin system Phd/YefM family antitoxin, which yields MFALQYNGVKNKGFVMKKVNVTQVQDSFDDFLNCIDQEQIVIEKEGKAIATLINYEEWKRLKQLEMELMNEDKESFYTVEEVIAEYNQIHGTEFTLENLKSV from the coding sequence GTGTTTGCGTTACAGTATAATGGTGTTAAAAATAAAGGTTTTGTTATGAAAAAAGTTAATGTTACTCAAGTTCAAGACTCTTTTGATGATTTTCTAAACTGCATTGACCAAGAGCAAATTGTGATTGAAAAGGAAGGAAAAGCTATAGCAACCCTGATTAATTATGAAGAATGGAAACGATTAAAACAGTTAGAAATGGAACTCATGAATGAAGACAAAGAAAGTTTTTACACTGTGGAAGAAGTCATTGCTGAATATAATCAAATTCACGGGACAGAATTTACATTAGAGAATTTAAAATCTGTCTAG